In the genome of Gemmatimonadota bacterium, one region contains:
- a CDS encoding IS256 family transposase: MRKIVTAAAESSSSSSPAAGPPELRSWETLETFARGGIQQLLQRVLEEEVDELLGRKKSERRTEESAPGYRNGVGRPRKLTLSSGTITVQRPRVSHMEEKFASRLLPLFKRRTEEVGALLPELYLHGLSLGDFDLALRGLLGDAAPLSPSSILRLKAEWQEQYNIWKRRDLSDLEIVYLWADGIYVKAGLEKEKAALLVLIGATSNGEKVILAVESGQRESSESWSAALRDLKARGLRAPKLTIADGHLGIWAGLGSVYPTSAEQRCWNHKLRNVLDVIALKHQPEVKLKLQKIATAETQKECERLKREFRKSYERAHPKAVERLERDWDRMVTYYTFPQEHWAHIRTTNVVESPFAAVRLRTGAAKRFKRVENATALIWKMLLVVQQNFRKLNAPHLLAHVYAGTEYQDGIRVVKPAREKLAA, translated from the coding sequence ATGAGGAAGATCGTCACAGCAGCAGCGGAGTCAAGTAGCTCGTCAAGCCCAGCGGCAGGTCCGCCTGAGCTACGGTCGTGGGAGACGTTGGAAACATTCGCTAGAGGAGGGATTCAGCAGCTCCTTCAGCGCGTGCTCGAGGAAGAGGTTGATGAGCTACTGGGCCGGAAGAAATCAGAACGTCGGACGGAAGAAAGCGCACCAGGTTATCGGAATGGTGTTGGGCGGCCACGGAAGCTCACGTTGTCGAGCGGCACGATCACGGTACAGCGGCCACGCGTGAGCCACATGGAAGAGAAATTTGCGAGTCGCTTGCTTCCGTTGTTCAAGCGACGGACCGAGGAGGTCGGCGCGCTTTTGCCGGAGCTGTACTTGCACGGCTTGTCACTCGGCGATTTCGATCTCGCACTGCGCGGCCTCTTGGGCGACGCTGCACCGCTCTCGCCGAGTTCGATCCTACGATTGAAGGCGGAATGGCAGGAGCAGTACAACATATGGAAGCGGCGTGATCTCTCCGACCTTGAGATCGTGTATCTCTGGGCCGACGGGATCTACGTGAAGGCCGGCCTGGAGAAGGAAAAGGCCGCGCTCCTGGTGCTGATAGGTGCGACTTCTAACGGTGAGAAAGTGATCCTCGCCGTCGAGAGCGGGCAGCGTGAATCGAGTGAGAGCTGGAGTGCCGCCCTCCGCGACCTGAAAGCTCGCGGGCTGCGCGCGCCGAAGCTTACGATTGCAGATGGACATCTCGGTATCTGGGCCGGGCTCGGCAGCGTGTATCCAACATCGGCCGAGCAGAGATGCTGGAATCATAAGTTGCGCAACGTACTGGATGTGATCGCGCTCAAGCATCAGCCAGAGGTGAAGCTCAAGCTGCAAAAGATCGCTACGGCGGAAACGCAGAAGGAATGCGAGCGGCTGAAGCGAGAGTTTCGGAAGTCATACGAGCGCGCGCATCCGAAAGCAGTCGAACGCCTCGAGCGCGACTGGGACCGCATGGTGACGTACTACACATTTCCCCAGGAACACTGGGCGCACATCAGGACAACGAACGTGGTAGAATCACCATTTGCCGCGGTCCGACTTCGCACCGGCGCTGCGAAGAGATTCAAGAGGGTCGAGAATGCAACGGCCTTGATCTGGAAGATGCTGCTGGTCGTGCAGCAGAACTTTAGGAAACTGAACGCACCGCACCTGCTAGCCCACGTTTATGCCGGCACTGAATACCAAGACGGGATTCGTGTCGTCAAACCAGCCAGAGAAAAGCTCGCCGCCTGA
- a CDS encoding pyrroloquinoline quinone-dependent dehydrogenase, protein MQIVSHPRTWVLDRLIALMTAAGALALSACATTPHTAAELATTDGGVRVAGSAAFHAIGWPSYGYDAAGTRFSPASQITPANAHSLTLAWTYRTGETRPELAAKNRAEFETTPIVIDGVMYLNTPLGRVIALDPTSGSELWVFDAHVDRAVDPGDFASRGVTAWIDAAANHDAPCAMRIFLATVDARLIAIDGHTGKVCDDFGDHGTIDLKQGLRNPPLTNWGEYVETSPPVIIDGLVVIGSSIGDNGRVDKPSGEVRAFDARTGARRWGFDPVTQDPSDPHYKSWGGPNGHNTGAANVWSVMAVDSARDLVFLPTTSPSPDYYGGERLGDNRYANSIVALRGSTGKVVWEFQTVHHDLWDYDNAAPPALVTITKDGRKQDVVVEATKTGQLFVLDRATGKPVFPVEERPVPRSDVPGEQSWPTQPFNTVIAPLTPQGIDSTEIWGDTPETLAACRAMTRSLRNDGMYTPPSLRGTIQRPSNVGGAAWGGVAFDARTNTIIVPANRIPAMVQLIDSVEYKRDGISSSDSRLGYEYTHMHGTPYVMRRRSLLVGPDSVPCVKPPFGTLIAIDMSTGARRWEVPLGGWPTGGPGREKWGGLALGGPIVTAGGVIFQAGTLDRMVRAYDAANGNELWSARLPAGARMTPMTYVSGRDGRQYMVITAGGGKEFGVGDYVMAFALPAQQ, encoded by the coding sequence ATGCAGATTGTATCTCATCCTAGGACGTGGGTGCTCGACCGGTTGATTGCACTGATGACGGCTGCCGGCGCACTCGCTCTCTCTGCGTGCGCCACAACACCGCACACAGCCGCGGAGCTGGCCACGACGGACGGCGGCGTACGCGTCGCGGGCTCCGCCGCCTTCCACGCGATCGGTTGGCCATCCTATGGCTACGATGCCGCCGGTACACGATTCTCGCCAGCGTCGCAGATCACTCCCGCGAACGCGCATTCACTCACGCTTGCGTGGACCTACCGCACGGGCGAAACACGTCCCGAGCTCGCTGCGAAAAATCGCGCGGAGTTCGAGACGACTCCGATCGTGATCGACGGAGTCATGTATCTGAACACTCCGCTCGGCAGAGTAATCGCGCTCGATCCGACGAGCGGCTCGGAGTTATGGGTGTTCGATGCGCACGTCGATCGCGCGGTCGATCCCGGTGATTTCGCAAGCCGCGGCGTCACGGCATGGATCGATGCGGCAGCCAACCATGATGCTCCATGCGCGATGCGCATCTTCCTGGCGACGGTCGATGCACGTCTGATCGCGATCGATGGCCACACCGGAAAGGTGTGCGATGATTTCGGCGATCACGGCACGATCGATCTCAAGCAAGGGCTGCGCAATCCACCGCTTACGAACTGGGGAGAATATGTGGAGACGTCTCCGCCAGTCATCATCGATGGTCTCGTTGTAATCGGCTCGAGCATTGGCGACAACGGACGTGTCGACAAGCCAAGCGGGGAAGTGCGCGCGTTCGACGCACGGACCGGAGCGCGCCGGTGGGGATTCGATCCTGTCACCCAGGATCCATCCGATCCGCACTACAAGAGCTGGGGCGGCCCGAACGGCCACAACACGGGTGCAGCGAACGTCTGGTCGGTGATGGCGGTCGACTCGGCGCGGGATCTCGTCTTTCTGCCCACCACGAGTCCCAGTCCCGATTACTATGGCGGCGAGCGGCTGGGTGACAACCGTTACGCAAATTCCATAGTTGCACTGCGTGGATCGACCGGCAAGGTGGTGTGGGAATTCCAGACGGTGCACCACGATCTGTGGGATTACGACAATGCAGCACCGCCCGCGCTCGTCACCATCACGAAGGACGGGCGCAAGCAGGATGTCGTGGTCGAGGCAACCAAGACGGGTCAGTTGTTCGTGCTCGATCGAGCTACTGGAAAACCAGTTTTTCCGGTCGAGGAGCGCCCGGTGCCACGCAGCGACGTTCCTGGCGAGCAGAGCTGGCCAACGCAGCCTTTCAACACTGTCATTGCTCCGCTCACGCCCCAGGGAATCGACTCGACAGAGATATGGGGCGATACACCGGAGACGCTTGCCGCCTGTCGCGCCATGACGCGGTCTCTTCGCAACGATGGGATGTACACGCCGCCAAGCCTGCGCGGCACGATTCAACGTCCATCCAACGTCGGCGGCGCGGCATGGGGCGGAGTGGCTTTCGACGCTCGCACCAACACGATCATCGTGCCGGCGAATCGCATTCCGGCGATGGTGCAGCTCATCGACTCGGTTGAATACAAGCGCGACGGCATCAGCAGCTCCGATTCGCGGTTGGGATACGAATACACACACATGCACGGAACTCCGTATGTGATGCGACGCCGTTCCCTGCTGGTCGGTCCGGATTCCGTACCGTGCGTCAAGCCGCCATTCGGAACGCTGATTGCAATCGACATGTCGACCGGCGCGCGGCGCTGGGAAGTGCCGCTCGGCGGCTGGCCAACGGGCGGGCCGGGCCGCGAGAAATGGGGTGGTCTGGCGCTGGGCGGCCCCATCGTGACCGCGGGCGGAGTCATATTCCAGGCCGGCACACTGGACCGCATGGTGCGCGCTTACGATGCGGCGAACGGAAACGAACTCTGGAGCGCTCGACTTCCGGCAGGCGCTCGCATGACGCCCATGACCTACGTGAGCGGACGGGATGGCAGGCAGTACATGGTGATCACGGCCGGCGGAGGCAAGGAATTCGGCGTTGGCGACTACGTGATGGCGTTCGCGCTGCCGGCGCAACAGTGA
- a CDS encoding metal-dependent transcriptional regulator, with protein sequence MLSPSVEDYIKAIYKARSDKGTITTQDLADRLGVSAPAVSKMMRRLTELRLISHAPYQAVELTEAGEKMALEIIRHHRLLELYLVRAMGFTWDNVHEEAERLEHHISEEFEDRIDELLGHPAACPHGDPIPTRAGAIARSSNRSLAVQREPERLVVQRVSDEDADLLRHFKSLGVVPGTAFEFVRQEPFEGPLVLRIGGKLVRITPQAAREVFVDPVSREDSHS encoded by the coding sequence ATGCTCTCCCCGTCCGTCGAAGACTATATAAAGGCTATCTACAAGGCCCGCAGCGATAAAGGCACCATCACAACGCAGGATCTGGCCGACCGGCTCGGCGTCAGCGCGCCCGCGGTCAGCAAGATGATGCGGCGCCTGACGGAGCTCCGGCTCATCTCGCATGCCCCGTATCAGGCGGTCGAGCTGACCGAAGCCGGCGAGAAGATGGCGCTCGAGATCATCCGGCATCACAGGCTGCTGGAGCTCTACCTAGTACGGGCGATGGGCTTCACGTGGGACAACGTGCACGAGGAAGCCGAACGGCTGGAGCACCACATCAGCGAGGAGTTCGAGGACAGGATCGACGAGCTGCTGGGTCATCCGGCTGCCTGTCCGCATGGCGATCCGATTCCGACGCGCGCCGGCGCCATCGCACGCAGCTCCAATCGCTCGCTTGCGGTGCAGCGTGAGCCCGAGCGTCTCGTGGTCCAGCGCGTAAGCGACGAGGACGCGGACCTGTTGCGTCACTTCAAGTCACTCGGCGTCGTTCCCGGCACGGCGTTCGAGTTCGTTCGACAGGAGCCATTCGAGGGGCCGCTCGTGCTCCGGATCGGCGGCAAGCTGGTGCGCATCACGCCGCAGGCCGCGCGCGAGGTATTCGTCGATCCCGTGTCGAGAGAGGATTCACACTCATGA